One genomic window of Mercenaria mercenaria strain notata chromosome 2, MADL_Memer_1, whole genome shotgun sequence includes the following:
- the LOC123563980 gene encoding uncharacterized protein LOC123563980 isoform X3, translating to MVTGERLTITLSGGAPWGFRLQGGGNYPLEVAKIRKNSHSQEAGLKEGDIIISINGHPVSSKSHQSAMDIVEMASDSIVFEVARPAGFHGSSKPLDPQRHPRIIPMVSGFENAAPGIVTSAHGGYTSTEGNTRKDVYTDEYTMRTGDGRRVTKTVTEQRTTRYGGSSGGVSPAVSHTSLGSTEHKSRSPNRSPLVWQPPSLNRANIQKSQSSLDISYGHKKSSPVMWQPRSLSPSPGSHGRPASVQSGSLDRMSLRRSSRDSRASKENVDPFILREQKKWEATHSFDTPKYNNYNDYRPGGMKYVPPKMDDPNYPMFELPKKVEWTPPKINVPPAPISSPEKKWAPPVPPKPVSTSPSPIPFDPSEREVAGVNTHHPGMIRPPVQPNLMPAPPPPPLPPSPSENPRFNVVSIQSKFEPGHFSTPNQPGYDEPDPAERPTHLHVFQPKVMFTPDEDSGMASPDRYDGFSDISAHRIDDNNTNDERFVADESDSDTGTSDSEKIFSDSAFYDDATNRYPTIDEQMSMCKKIAQSLTSFANNRARGARMFARRKRKANKWIHERRGFGSEFSSSAGDVADLNDLDSELYYDEGGNKPLFTFRIPKVASQVSTGQRMSLSKQEFERLRLSAPKVDHHGVSPNTCFTIAADLHKGGKNRGAKLFQKRQQRVEKFVIDDTNVLKSPTSTKLDFIVQNPPQPSPEKSPWSAAAQGDVSKAFTPHPLHSMPLQPLPKHNLEAENQPKLIGGKNFNKRAQGWQGFGPGVQQQSYYRDY from the exons ATTCGCAAGAACAGTCACTCCCAGGAGGCGGGTCTAAAAGAAGGTGATATAATTATAAGTATCAATGGTCATCCGGTGTCAAGCAAGTCTCATCAGTCAGCAATGGACATTGTTGAAATGGCCAGTGATTCAATTGTGTTTGAAGTGGCAAG ACCTGCAGGATTTCACGGATCTTCTAAACCGCTGGATCCCCAGCGACATCCTCGCATCATTCCGATGGTTTCCGGTTTTGAGAACGCTGCTCCGGGAATAGTGACTTCCGCTCACGGGGGTTACACTTCCACAGAGGGGAATACAAGAAAAGATGTATACACAGATGAGTACACGATGAGAACCGGTGATGGTCGGAGGGTAACTAAAACGGTCACCGAACAGAGAACTACACGTTACGGTGGTAGCAGTGGTGGAGTGTCACCGGCTGTGAGTCATACTAGTCTTGGCTCGACAGAGCACAAGAGCCGATCTCCCAACCGGTCACCACTCGTATGGCAACCACCATCTCTTAACAGAGCAAATATTCAAAAAAGTCAGAGTTCATTAGATATATCGTATGGTCATAAGAAATCGTCGCCAGTGATGTGGCAACCGCGGAGCTTGTCTCCTTCCCCAGGGTCACACGGCCGCCCGGCGTCGGTCCAGTCCGGAAGTCTCGACAGAATGAGTCTCAGAAGGAGTTCACGAGATTCACGAGCAAGTAAAGAAAACGTAGATCCTTTCATATTAAGAGAACAGAAAAAGTGGGAGGCAACCCATAGTTTTGATACACCGAAATATAATAACTATAATGATTATAGACCAGGAGGTATGAAATATGTCCCGCCTAAAATGGACGACCCGAACTATCCTATGTTTGAACTGCCGAAAAAAGTAGAATGGACCCCACCAAAGATTAATGTGCCCCCTGCGCCCATTAGTTCGCCAGAGAAAAAGTGGGCCCCACCAGTGCCTCCTAAGCCTGTTTCAACTTCGCCATCACCCATTCCATTTGATCCTTCAGAACGGGAAGTTGCTGGTGTCAATACGCATCACCCAGGAATGATTCGCCCCCCGGTACAGCCAAACCTGATGCCAGCACCACCACCGCCACCCCTCCCACCATCACCATCAGAGAACCCAAGGTTCAATGTAGTATCGATACAGTCAAAATTTGAGCCAGGACACTTCTCGACGCCAAACCAACCAGGTTATGATGAACCGGATCCGGCAGAACGGCCAACACATCTGCATGTGTTCCAGCCGAAAGTGATGTTTACTCCCGACGAGGACAGTGGTATGGCGTCTCCTGACAGATATGATGGGTTCAGTGACATCTCTGCACACAGAA TAGACGACAACAACACAAACGATGAACGTTTTGTAGCAGACGAAAGCGATTCAGATACCGGAACAAGTGATAGCG AGAAGATATTTTCGGACTCGGCGTTCTACGACGATGCAACGAACAGGTATCCGACAATTGACGAACAGATGTCAATGTGTAAGAAGATAGCACAATCACTGACATCGTTTGCCAATAATCGAGCGAGAGGGGCGCGCATGTTTGCAAGGCGAAAACGGAAAGCAAACAAGTGGATTCATGAACGGCGGGGTTTCGGCAGCGAGTTCTCGTCGTCTGCAGGTGATGTGGCGGATTTAAACGATCTGGATAGTGAACTTTACTACGACGAAGGGGGAAATAAACCTTTATTTACGTTTAGAATTCCGAAAGTGGCGAGCCAGGTCAGTACAGGCCAGAGAATGAGTTTGTCAAAGCAGGAGTTTGAGCGTTTAAGGTTATCCGCACCGAAAGTTGACCATCATGGCGTCTCACCAAACACGTGTTTTACTATTGCAGCAGATTTGCATAAAGGCGGAAAAAACAGGGGTGCTAAATTATTCCAGAAGCGACAGCAGAGAGTTGAAAAGTTTGTTATTGACGACACTAATGTATTAAAGTCACCAACTTCAACGAAACTGGACTTTATTGTTCAAAATCCTCCTCAACCGTCGCCGGAAAAGTCTCCATGGAGTGCGGCTGCACAGGGTGACGTCAGTAAAGCATTTACGCCGCACCCGCTTCATTCGATGCCGTTACAGCCGCTCCCTAAACACAATCTTGAAGCCGAAAACCAACCCAAGCTAATTGGTGGAAAGAATTTCAACAAGAGAGCGCAGGGATGGCAAGGTTTTGGTCCAGGCGTTCAACAGCAATCGTACTATAGAG ATTATTAG